GTCGTCCAGGCCCTCCAGGAGGCGCCAGCGCGTGTAGTCGTCGATCTCGAACGGCGCCACGACGTTGCCGCACATCACGGTCTTCGAAACGAGGTCCACCGTCACTTCGGTGCCGGGCGCGTTTTCGAGCACCTTCCAGATGAGTTCAATGTCGTCCTGGGCGAGTTCAGCTGCCAGGAGGCCCTGTTTTCCGGAGTTGCCGCGGAAAATATCGGCGAACCGGGAGGACAGGACGGTCTTGAAGCCGTAGTCCTTCAGTGCCCACACTGCGTGCTCACGCGATGAACCGGTGCCGAAGTCGGGTCCCGCAACAAGCACTGATCCGGCGTTGAAGGGCACCTGGTTGAGGATGAAGGACGGGTCCTTGCGCCAGGCGGCGAAGAGGGCATCCTCGAAGCCCGTGCGGGTGATGCGCTTGAGGTAGACGGCGGGGATGATCTGGTCGGT
This genomic window from Arthrobacter sp. 24S4-2 contains:
- the leuD gene encoding 3-isopropylmalate dehydratase small subunit — its product is MEKFSTHTGIGVPLRQSNVDTDQIIPAVYLKRITRTGFEDALFAAWRKDPSFILNQVPFNAGSVLVAGPDFGTGSSREHAVWALKDYGFKTVLSSRFADIFRGNSGKQGLLAAELAQDDIELIWKVLENAPGTEVTVDLVSKTVMCGNVVAPFEIDDYTRWRLLEGLDDIGLTLQHEEDITAYEATRPAFKPKTLPARLS